The Streptomyces sp. NBC_00775 genome includes the window TGCTGTAAGGGCAGGTCACAGCGAATTTCTCGCTGATATGACGCCGCGGGGCCGACGGTCGTGGACCGTCGGCCCCGCGGCGTCTCACTGTCCCTGGGTGATCCCGTCTTGACGGTCCCCAGCACAACAGTGAATTCACCGGGCGCGCTGTCGTGAATCAGGTCGCAAGGGCCCGCGCCCGGTCCGGGGCCGCGCGCCCGCTGAAAGCCTGAAGCGCGGCCGCGGCGGCGCACGCGGTGCATCCGAGGCCCCAGAGCACGAGATAGGCGGTGCCGGAGGGAATGTCCGACGCACCGACGACCAGCGAGCCGAGGACGACGGAGGAGCACGCGCCCGCGATGCTGCCGCCCAGTGTCTTGAGGTTGTTGTAGACGGCGGTGCCGCTCGCGGCGCGGTCGGGGGCGCTGCCTTCGGCGATCACCGTGGGCAGGCCGCCCTGGGACAGGCCCATGCCGAAGCCCGCCACCGAGTAGGCCGCGATGAACAGGGGCAGATCGGTGCGGGTGAGGATCAGACCCGCGTTGCCGACAGCCGTCAGGATCGAGGCGAGCACCAGCATCCGGCGGTATCCGGTGCGGGCGCCGATGAACGGGACCAGAACGGAGGCGGCCATGCCGAGGACGCTGGGGATCACACTCCACAGGCCGATCTGCAAGGTGGTCAGGTTGAAGCCGTAGCCGCCCTCGGCCGGGTCGGCGGCCAGGTAGGTGACGGCGACGGACTGCCCGGCGAGCAGGACCGCGCCGAGCACGAACCCGGCCGCGTAGTGCGGGGCGAGTACGCGCCGGGCCATCGCGCGGACGTCGACGAGGGCGTCCGGGCGGGCGAGTTGGGTGCGCAGCCAGGCCCAGCCGAGCGCGGCCGTCAGCAGAAGCGCCCCGGACATGGGGAGTGAAGCCCAGCCCCAGGCCGTGGCGCGGGAGAGAGCACCGAGCAGGGCGACGAGGGTGAGTCCCAGCAGGACGGCGCCCGCCCAGTCCATACGCCCCGGGGCGCGGCGGCCGGACTCCGGTACGGCGCACCAGGCCAGGACCGTGCAGAGCAGTGAGAGCACTGCCAGCGCCGCGAACGCCACGCGTACCCCGCCGAAGATCCCCAGCAGCGCACCCGAAAGGGCATGGCCGAGCAGGGAGCCCAGAGTCAGGGCCGCGACCAGCAGGCCGATCGCACGGCGCGCGCCCGGTGCGTCCAGCCTGCCGCGCACGAGGCCGATCTCCAGGGGCAGCAGGGAGGCGAGGGCTCCCATCAGGACGCGGCCGGCGAGCATCGTCGGATAGCTGCCGGCGAGGGCGACCAGGAGAGTGCCGGCCGTGACGCACAGCAGCGCGATGCGCAGCACACGCCGGTGGCCGTAGAGGTCGCCGAGGCGTCCCAGGGCGGGCACGGTGACCGCCGCCGCGAGGTAATTCATGGTCATGAACCACTGGGCGTCGGCGGCGCCGACGTGCCACGTGTCCTGCACCGCCGGCAGCAGGGGTGCGTCCGCGCCCTGGACGAACCCGCTGAACAGCTCGAAGACGACCAGGACTCCGACGACGGCGCGGACGCGGACGGGAAGTTCCCCCGCCCCCGCCGACGTCGTCACGCGGCCGTCCCCGCGGACGTCCCCGTGTCCGCCAGACGGCGCTCGGCGAGCTCGGACAGCAGCGCCGCCTGCCGGTACAGCACGCGGTCGTCGAAGACCGCGCGCGGAGAGTGGTTCATCGGCGCGTCCTGCCAGTCGGCGCCCTCGGGTGCGGCACCCACCATCAGCATCGCGCCGGGGACACGCTTCAGGACGAGGGCGAAGTCCTCGGAGCCGTTGCTGGGCTGCGGGGACTCCCAGACCTCGCGCGGGTCGAACAGGTCGCGGGCGGCGGCGAGGGCGAAGGCGGTCTCGTCGGCGTCGTTGACGGTGACGGGGTAGTCGAACTTGTAGACGGCCTCCGCGTCCAGGCCGTGGGCGGCGGCGATGGAGGTCATCAGCCGGGGCAGTCCTTCGGCGAGCCGCTCCTGTGCGCTCTCGGAGTAGCTGCGCACGGTGGCCTCGAACTCGGCATGGTCCGGGATGACGTTGGACTTGGTGCCGGCGTGGAAGGTGCCGACGGTGACGACGACCGGGTCGAAGATGTTGAAGGTCCGCGTCACCCAGGTCTGCAGCGCCGTGACCATCTCGCAGGCGACCGGGATCGGATCCTTGGCGGTGGCCGGATCCGAGCCGTGGCCGCCCTTGCCCCGCACGGTCACGGCCAGCCGGTCGGAGGCGGAGGTGATGGTGCCGGAACGGGTGATCACGACACCGCCGGGCACCCGGTTGGCCGCCACGTGCAGCGCGTACGCCGCGTCGAGCGGCCGGCCTGCCGCTTCCAGCACGCCCTCCTCGATCATCGTGCCGGCCCCGTCGTGGCCCTCCTCGCCGGGCTGGAACATGAACACCACGTCGCCGTGCAGGTGCTCGCGCCGCTCGGCCAGCAGTCTGGCCGCACCGACGAGCCCGGCCGTGTGCAGATCGTGCCCGCAGGCGTGCATCCGGCCGGGAACCCCGGAGGCGTACGCCAAGCCGCTCTCCTCGGTGACGGGCAGGGCGTCCATGTCGCCGCGCAACAGGACCGCGCCGCCGGGCTTCCCGCCGCGCAGCACGGCGGTGACGGAGGTGAGTTTCCTGCCGAGGGTGACCTCCAGCGGGAGTCCGTCGAGGGCCGCGAGCACCTTCTCCTGGGTGCGCGGGAGATGGAGGCCCAGCTCCGGCTCCCGGTGCAGCGAGCGACGCAGCTGTACGAGTTCGGGCTGCAGTTCCTTGGCGCGTTCCACGACCGACATGCCGGATCGACCTCCTGGTGCTTCGTGACTGGCTGGTACGGTCCGGGCGTACCGGGTTCAGACTGAAGCTCTGGCCGGTTGGCGGGCCGAAAGCGCAGGAAACATGCGGGGAGGTGCGAAGTGGCGCAGGATTCGCGTCATTCTCTGGGTGATGTGGACCAGGCACTGGTGCACGCTCTCCAGGTCGCCCCGCGGGTGAGCTGGGCGCGGATCGGTGCCGCGCTCGACCTGGACGCCGTGACGGTGGCCCGACGGTGGCAGCGGCTGACCGAGGCCGGCGCCGCCTGGATCAGCTGCCACCCCGCCCCCGCGCTGGCCGACTCCGGGCAGGGGTGTCTGGCCTTCGTCGAGGTCGACTGCGCTCCCGGCCGCCTGTCCGACGTGGCGCGCGTGCTGGCCGCCGCACCGCATGTCGCGGCGCTCTCGCAGGTCAGTGGGGACCGCGACCTGCTGCTGAACGTCATGGCCCGCGACCTGGCCTCCCTCGCCCGGTGGACGACCGGCGAACTCGCCGCGCTGGAGGGGGTACGGGCCGTCCGCACCCACCTGGCCGGGCGGGTCCACGCGGAGGCCAGCCGCTGGCGCCTGCGCGCCCTGAGCCGGGAACAGGTCGCGGTGCTCACCGCGGACGAGCCCGCACGTCGTACGGCCGCGCCCGCCTTCCCCCTCACCGCACTGGACCATCGGCTGATCACAGCCCTCTCCGTGGACGGCCGGGCCACCTACCGCGCGCTGGCCGAGCGGTGCGACGCGAACCCGGACACCGTCCGCCGTCATGTGCGGCGGCTCTTCGCGGCGGACCTGCTGCACGCCCGCTGCGAAGTGGCCCGCCCCCTGTCGGACTGGCCGGTCGGGGTGACCCTCTGGGGCCGTGTCCCGGCCGCGCGGCTGCAGGAGGTCGCCCAGCGGATCACCGGCATGCGCGAAGTACGTCTGTGCGCCAGCGTCATCAGCCGGCACAACCTGCATCTCGTCGCCTGGGTACGCTCCCTCGACGACGCGCAACGCTTCGAGATCCGTCTTGCCGAACAGGCCCCGGACCTGAACGTCACCGACCGCGCGGTCGCCCTGGGGCCCATGAAACTCAGTGGCCATCTGCTGGACGAGGACGGCTACCGGGTCGGTGCGACACCGCTCGCGCTGTGGAAGGAAGCAGCGGTGCCGGGCCGCGACTGACGCCGTCCGGCTCAGCCGACGTACGCGGGTGACACCGCCGCCGTGCTGATCCGCCGGGGCTTTCCCGTCCCGTCGGCCGGGATCTCGTAGAGGTCCGCCCCGTAGTCGCCCGGCAGGGC containing:
- a CDS encoding MFS transporter codes for the protein MTTSAGAGELPVRVRAVVGVLVVFELFSGFVQGADAPLLPAVQDTWHVGAADAQWFMTMNYLAAAVTVPALGRLGDLYGHRRVLRIALLCVTAGTLLVALAGSYPTMLAGRVLMGALASLLPLEIGLVRGRLDAPGARRAIGLLVAALTLGSLLGHALSGALLGIFGGVRVAFAALAVLSLLCTVLAWCAVPESGRRAPGRMDWAGAVLLGLTLVALLGALSRATAWGWASLPMSGALLLTAALGWAWLRTQLARPDALVDVRAMARRVLAPHYAAGFVLGAVLLAGQSVAVTYLAADPAEGGYGFNLTTLQIGLWSVIPSVLGMAASVLVPFIGARTGYRRMLVLASILTAVGNAGLILTRTDLPLFIAAYSVAGFGMGLSQGGLPTVIAEGSAPDRAASGTAVYNNLKTLGGSIAGACSSVVLGSLVVGASDIPSGTAYLVLWGLGCTACAAAAALQAFSGRAAPDRARALAT
- a CDS encoding M20 metallopeptidase family protein → MSVVERAKELQPELVQLRRSLHREPELGLHLPRTQEKVLAALDGLPLEVTLGRKLTSVTAVLRGGKPGGAVLLRGDMDALPVTEESGLAYASGVPGRMHACGHDLHTAGLVGAARLLAERREHLHGDVVFMFQPGEEGHDGAGTMIEEGVLEAAGRPLDAAYALHVAANRVPGGVVITRSGTITSASDRLAVTVRGKGGHGSDPATAKDPIPVACEMVTALQTWVTRTFNIFDPVVVTVGTFHAGTKSNVIPDHAEFEATVRSYSESAQERLAEGLPRLMTSIAAAHGLDAEAVYKFDYPVTVNDADETAFALAAARDLFDPREVWESPQPSNGSEDFALVLKRVPGAMLMVGAAPEGADWQDAPMNHSPRAVFDDRVLYRQAALLSELAERRLADTGTSAGTAA
- a CDS encoding Lrp/AsnC family transcriptional regulator, giving the protein MDQALVHALQVAPRVSWARIGAALDLDAVTVARRWQRLTEAGAAWISCHPAPALADSGQGCLAFVEVDCAPGRLSDVARVLAAAPHVAALSQVSGDRDLLLNVMARDLASLARWTTGELAALEGVRAVRTHLAGRVHAEASRWRLRALSREQVAVLTADEPARRTAAPAFPLTALDHRLITALSVDGRATYRALAERCDANPDTVRRHVRRLFAADLLHARCEVARPLSDWPVGVTLWGRVPAARLQEVAQRITGMREVRLCASVISRHNLHLVAWVRSLDDAQRFEIRLAEQAPDLNVTDRAVALGPMKLSGHLLDEDGYRVGATPLALWKEAAVPGRD